The proteins below come from a single Nostoc sp. KVJ3 genomic window:
- a CDS encoding chemotaxis protein CheW, with the protein MVSKPDFLSGSGQDHFRPELQVESPEGELHLRFYIPSHQEFALQATGIREVIELSPDRITPIPNASPLLLGTLNLRGRVIWVADLGQFLGEASALNTDRAEISVIAIEEQETIVGLAVEEIGGMDWLDVQNLMPPTSVPDTMAPFLRGEWLLNAKNNQCLRLLDQMAIVRSARWAG; encoded by the coding sequence ATGGTCAGCAAACCGGACTTTTTAAGTGGTAGCGGTCAAGACCACTTCCGACCAGAATTACAAGTAGAAAGTCCTGAAGGTGAGTTACATTTGAGATTTTACATTCCCTCGCATCAGGAGTTTGCACTACAAGCAACTGGCATTCGGGAGGTAATTGAACTAAGTCCTGATAGAATCACCCCGATTCCTAATGCTTCTCCTTTACTTTTGGGTACTCTAAATTTACGAGGTCGAGTTATTTGGGTGGCTGATTTGGGTCAATTTCTGGGGGAAGCAAGTGCATTAAACACGGATAGAGCAGAAATTTCGGTGATTGCCATCGAAGAGCAAGAGACAATAGTGGGTTTAGCAGTAGAGGAAATCGGCGGTATGGATTGGTTGGATGTCCAGAATCTCATGCCACCAACTAGTGTTCCAGATACTATGGCTCCCTTTTTACGTGGAGAGTGGTTACTAAATGCTAAAAACAATCAGTGTCTACGACTGCTCGATCAAATGGCAATTGTCCGAAGTGCTAGGTGGGCAGGATGA
- a CDS encoding response regulator transcription factor, which produces MSTVLIVEDSIAQREMITDLLKATGLTVTHASDGLEALEAIQIAPPDLVVLDIVMPRMNGYEVCRRLKSDPKTQNVPVVMCSSKGEEFDRYWGMKQGADAYIAKPFQPTELVGTVKQLLRG; this is translated from the coding sequence ATGAGTACAGTTCTGATTGTGGAAGACAGTATCGCGCAGAGGGAGATGATTACAGACCTCCTAAAAGCAACTGGGCTAACAGTAACCCATGCCAGTGACGGATTAGAAGCATTGGAGGCAATTCAAATAGCACCTCCCGATTTAGTGGTGTTAGATATTGTCATGCCCCGGATGAACGGCTACGAAGTTTGTCGGCGGTTAAAATCCGATCCCAAAACCCAAAATGTCCCAGTGGTGATGTGTTCTTCTAAAGGCGAAGAATTCGATCGCTACTGGGGCATGAAGCAGGGTGCAGACGCTTACATAGCCAAACCGTTTCAACCAACCGAGTTGGTAGGAACAGTCAAACAACTGCTGCGAGGATAA
- a CDS encoding response regulator — protein MQGNLSEIDICSILQLIELGQRTGQLWVRASSSHHNNKRNGEGTSIYRPKQQSWFVFFLNGQIIYCQEGESSLSRINDYLRHYRVETRLTDKQITSLPSTDSPEYAYLWALLERNIINPKIAGSIIHGLVHETLFDLLSLHQGNFIFHQGAALAPQLNTFEIAPFVTKITKQVQEWKELYPHIQSPEQLPALSDKVQLQSSLPEATVEKLQHWADGKTSLRQLARYLNRDILTVAKAIYPYVQQSWLQLIYSVTAKSDTHTDSWELEGKHRGRIVCIDDAIAIGETINSILQSQGYEAILLTNPLEALSLVFQLKPDLILCDIAMSELEGYEVCAMLRHSTAFRLTPIIMLTGKDGFIDRVKASMVGATDYLTKPFTDTELLMLVEKYLNNQ, from the coding sequence ATGCAGGGAAATTTAAGTGAAATTGATATTTGCAGTATCCTGCAATTGATTGAGTTAGGACAGCGAACTGGGCAACTATGGGTGAGAGCCAGTAGCTCTCACCATAACAACAAGCGCAATGGAGAGGGAACAAGCATTTATCGCCCCAAACAACAGTCTTGGTTCGTCTTTTTTCTGAATGGTCAAATTATCTATTGCCAAGAAGGTGAGAGTAGTTTATCCAGAATTAACGATTATTTACGTCATTATCGAGTCGAGACACGGCTCACCGACAAACAAATTACCTCTCTACCATCAACCGACTCCCCAGAGTATGCCTATCTGTGGGCACTTTTGGAGCGGAATATTATCAACCCCAAGATAGCTGGTAGTATTATTCACGGCTTGGTGCATGAAACTCTCTTTGATCTGCTGAGTTTACACCAAGGGAACTTCATTTTCCATCAGGGTGCGGCCCTTGCCCCACAATTAAACACTTTCGAGATTGCTCCATTTGTGACAAAAATTACAAAGCAGGTGCAAGAGTGGAAGGAACTCTATCCACACATTCAGTCTCCCGAACAATTGCCAGCACTATCTGACAAAGTTCAGCTACAATCATCGCTACCAGAAGCAACTGTGGAGAAATTACAGCATTGGGCTGATGGTAAAACATCCTTGCGTCAACTAGCTCGCTATCTCAACCGAGACATTTTGACAGTTGCTAAAGCAATATATCCTTATGTGCAACAGAGTTGGCTACAACTAATATATTCAGTTACGGCTAAATCAGATACCCACACTGATAGCTGGGAATTGGAGGGAAAACACAGGGGGCGGATAGTATGTATTGACGATGCGATCGCCATCGGTGAGACTATAAATTCGATCTTACAATCACAAGGTTATGAAGCGATCCTTCTCACCAATCCCTTAGAGGCGCTAAGTCTGGTTTTTCAACTCAAACCTGATTTAATTTTGTGCGACATTGCTATGTCGGAATTAGAGGGGTACGAGGTTTGTGCCATGCTGCGACATTCCACAGCATTTCGGCTCACACCAATTATCATGCTCACTGGTAAAGATGGATTTATCGATCGAGTCAAAGCTAGTATGGTCGGGGCTACAGATTATTTAACAAAACCATTTACAGACACTGAATTACTCATGCTTGTAGAGAAATATCTCAACAACCAATGA
- the hmpF gene encoding pilus motility taxis protein HmpF, protein MLYLAEVQKQKGGLLSGGGKTELKLLACQRTDQNWSTVSEEVIAAEDASKLNDGALVLVELNPNRQVQRIQEAGRPLVNILQNFSRQLEKFKLKEDEIDQWKQSLTFQAQELNRREMDMEVRSEQLQNMEEELQQLEQQKQEVDTSREEIERLQTEVERNRLELEGAWEHLRGEQRRLEEHLADFKQGTVLDEEQSRVMSELLDRLSSRVAPTEIVKEHLHNAFELVEKQQATLNPHWQKLEEEKTAIAQQQAEVERLSQTFSDRQNALQEAQNILVQRTAQLQINTADLTSKQEYARIIKEQLKNAEELYQQIHSLAATSGDVVLGQQANVEALDKMSLEELQKIVQDLQYKLEIDATFVHDQEQELKYKQVAIEELQNKLSQASDQARINLELELTDEKDLYQMLNSSLVGQRRNMLQHQKFLKQHQAVLLRRQGHPVAEEEEGNKVNLEPILLQIETQRQQYSQEIQKLEREIDQILSGIELNQGMIDNQTHDLDEKRQELKAIEENLLSLRRTTAECCGRVNLYQEALQPIQDSLDGLRQKLQGIRESLDQFQETGDYQVQAIAQLRHTLQALMPQPELLAS, encoded by the coding sequence GTGCTGTATTTAGCAGAAGTACAAAAACAGAAAGGTGGTTTACTCAGTGGCGGTGGCAAAACCGAATTGAAACTACTAGCTTGTCAGCGAACTGACCAGAATTGGAGTACTGTGTCGGAAGAAGTGATTGCTGCTGAGGACGCAAGCAAATTAAATGATGGCGCTTTGGTACTGGTTGAATTGAATCCAAATCGTCAAGTGCAGCGAATTCAAGAAGCAGGGCGGCCACTAGTCAATATTTTGCAGAATTTTTCCCGCCAATTGGAGAAATTCAAGCTCAAAGAAGATGAAATCGATCAGTGGAAACAGTCGTTAACGTTTCAGGCGCAAGAGTTGAATCGCCGTGAAATGGACATGGAAGTACGCTCAGAACAGTTGCAAAACATGGAAGAAGAGTTGCAGCAACTGGAGCAGCAAAAACAAGAAGTTGATACATCCCGCGAGGAAATTGAACGCTTACAAACAGAAGTTGAACGCAACCGCCTAGAATTGGAAGGCGCTTGGGAACATTTGCGGGGTGAGCAACGCCGTCTAGAGGAACATCTTGCGGATTTTAAACAGGGGACGGTTTTGGATGAGGAGCAAAGTCGGGTAATGAGTGAGTTACTCGATCGCTTATCTAGTCGCGTTGCTCCCACGGAAATAGTCAAAGAACACCTGCATAATGCTTTTGAATTGGTCGAAAAGCAGCAAGCAACTCTAAACCCGCACTGGCAAAAACTAGAAGAAGAAAAAACTGCGATCGCACAACAGCAAGCAGAAGTAGAGCGGTTGTCACAAACATTTAGCGATCGCCAAAATGCATTGCAAGAAGCACAAAATATTTTAGTTCAGCGAACAGCCCAGTTGCAGATAAATACAGCAGACCTTACCAGCAAGCAAGAGTATGCGCGGATAATCAAAGAGCAGTTAAAAAATGCTGAAGAGTTATATCAACAAATTCACTCTTTAGCTGCAACATCTGGTGATGTAGTTCTCGGACAGCAAGCTAATGTGGAAGCTTTGGATAAAATGTCTTTAGAAGAACTACAAAAGATAGTCCAAGACTTGCAGTATAAGCTGGAAATAGATGCTACCTTTGTTCACGATCAAGAACAAGAACTTAAATATAAACAAGTTGCTATAGAAGAACTGCAAAATAAATTAAGCCAAGCATCTGACCAGGCTCGCATCAATTTGGAACTGGAATTAACGGATGAAAAAGACCTCTATCAGATGCTAAACTCCAGTTTGGTGGGACAACGCCGCAACATGTTACAGCATCAGAAGTTTCTCAAGCAACACCAAGCTGTATTGCTACGGCGACAAGGACATCCTGTTGCTGAGGAAGAAGAGGGTAATAAAGTTAATTTAGAGCCGATTCTGTTACAAATTGAAACCCAGCGACAACAATATTCGCAGGAAATCCAAAAACTGGAACGTGAAATCGATCAAATCCTTTCTGGTATTGAGCTAAATCAGGGAATGATTGATAATCAAACCCACGATCTAGATGAAAAGCGCCAAGAACTGAAAGCGATCGAGGAAAACTTGCTATCTCTACGAAGAACAACTGCTGAATGCTGTGGTCGAGTGAATCTTTATCAAGAAGCACTACAACCAATTCAGGATTCTCTCGATGGCTTACGGCAAAAGCTGCAAGGAATTAGAGAATCTTTGGATCAATTCCAGGAAACTGGCGATTATCAAGTCCAAGCGATCGCTCAGTTGCGCCACACTCTCCAAGCTTTAATGCCTCAGCCAGAATTGTTAGCATCTTAA
- the tilS gene encoding tRNA lysidine(34) synthetase TilS yields the protein MVWTPLHAKIHRTIRSRHFFERNERLLIAVSGGQDSLCLIKLLLDLQSKWGWNLGIAHCDHRWRSDSQANAHHVENLAKTWGTSFYLETAKESINSEAAARNWRYQALSAIAQANNYQYIVTGHTASDRAETLLYNLIRGTGADGLQALTWQRPLTTDIMLVRPLLEITRIQTEQFCQEFNLPIWEDSTNQDLQYARNRIRQELVPYLRENFNPQVESALAQTAELLQAEVEYLEKAAQELRQKALGIGDEENSLTLLPLKLNRRVLQKAPLALQRRVMRQVLQQILADAPGFEHIEKLTALIIAPNRSQTDPFPGGAIAQVEGDWICLK from the coding sequence ATGGTATGGACTCCTCTACATGCAAAAATCCATCGCACCATCCGATCGCGCCACTTCTTTGAGCGCAACGAGCGACTATTAATCGCTGTCTCCGGCGGACAAGATTCTTTGTGTTTAATAAAATTACTTTTAGATTTACAATCCAAATGGGGATGGAATTTAGGTATTGCCCACTGCGATCATCGGTGGCGTTCTGACTCCCAAGCCAATGCTCATCACGTGGAAAACTTAGCTAAAACTTGGGGTACATCCTTTTATTTAGAAACAGCAAAGGAATCTATAAATAGTGAAGCTGCTGCACGCAATTGGCGATATCAAGCTTTAAGTGCGATCGCGCAAGCAAACAATTATCAGTATATAGTTACAGGTCACACCGCTAGCGATCGCGCCGAAACTCTCCTCTACAACTTAATTCGCGGTACTGGTGCTGATGGTTTGCAAGCCCTCACTTGGCAACGCCCTCTCACTACAGACATTATGCTAGTGCGTCCACTTTTAGAAATCACTCGTATACAAACAGAGCAATTTTGTCAAGAATTTAATTTACCAATTTGGGAAGATTCCACCAATCAAGATTTGCAATATGCCCGCAACCGGATTCGACAAGAATTAGTACCATATTTACGGGAAAATTTCAATCCCCAAGTAGAATCAGCTTTAGCCCAAACAGCAGAACTTCTCCAAGCAGAAGTAGAATATCTCGAAAAGGCTGCCCAGGAGTTGCGCCAAAAGGCATTGGGTATTGGGGATGAAGAAAATTCCCTTACTCTTCTTCCCTTGAAGTTAAATCGTCGGGTATTGCAGAAAGCACCATTGGCACTGCAACGTCGGGTGATGCGTCAGGTGTTGCAGCAAATACTGGCTGATGCCCCCGGTTTTGAACATATCGAAAAATTAACGGCTTTAATTATAGCGCCAAACCGATCGCAAACCGATCCATTTCCTGGTGGTGCGATCGCTCAAGTAGAAGGTGACTGGATCTGTTTGAAATAG
- a CDS encoding KGK domain-containing protein has translation MNDKWKPLNPEKDVVHFHQETFENLPRTQIVFQLLKEVKRFWSKHCTSSGSRIFDEGFECYVLIPGKQWRTGKIRVRLEFCPDEVEIEEKQENNRLDINQESSPLDDLRQQLNQSEN, from the coding sequence ATGAATGATAAATGGAAACCTCTAAATCCTGAAAAAGATGTTGTGCATTTTCACCAAGAAACGTTTGAAAATTTACCCCGCACTCAAATAGTCTTTCAGCTTTTAAAGGAAGTAAAAAGATTTTGGTCAAAACACTGTACATCGTCAGGTTCAAGAATATTTGACGAAGGATTTGAATGTTATGTTTTAATCCCTGGTAAACAATGGCGGACAGGCAAAATTAGAGTCCGCCTAGAATTTTGCCCTGATGAAGTTGAAATTGAAGAAAAACAAGAAAATAATCGCTTAGATATCAATCAAGAAAGCTCTCCCCTCGACGATCTTCGACAGCAACTTAACCAAAGTGAAAATTAA